In Paracoccaceae bacterium Fryx2, a single genomic region encodes these proteins:
- a CDS encoding IS3 family transposase (programmed frameshift), giving the protein MEQTSKKKTSKPYSPEFRERAVRLAMEHRDDYQSEAAALTAIAGKLGCSTDSLRVWMRQVQRDGGERPGPTSAEIARIKELERENRELRQANEILRKASAYFCPGGARPPVSQMTAFIEESREAFGVEPICRALQFAPSTFYDRRAIMRDPDRASARAKSDAALSLKIDAAWDANRKLYGARKIWHVLRRQGEDAARCTVERLMRHLGIRGVVRGKKVITTNPDTSLPCPDDKVNRLFMADRPNKLWVSDFTYVPTWSGTVYVAFVIDVFARRIVGWRVSTSMKTQFVLDALEQAIWQRKTPDNKSLVHHSDRGSQYLSIKYTERLAKAEIDLSVGTVGDAYDNALAECVIGLFKTEVINQIGPWKSMREVEWETLKWIDWYNNRRLLGPIGYIPPAEAEEAFYANLNSLDMVA; this is encoded by the exons ATGGAACAGACCTCAAAGAAGAAGACCTCGAAGCCGTATTCACCTGAGTTCCGCGAGCGTGCGGTGCGGCTGGCGATGGAACACCGCGATGATTATCAGAGCGAGGCTGCGGCGCTGACGGCGATTGCAGGTAAATTGGGCTGTTCGACGGACAGCCTTCGCGTCTGGATGCGACAGGTCCAGCGCGATGGTGGCGAACGGCCGGGACCTACCAGCGCTGAGATCGCGCGGATCAAAGAGCTTGAGCGCGAGAACCGGGAACTGCGGCAAGCGAACGAGATTCTGCGCAAAGCTTCAGCGTATT TTTGCCCAGGCGGAGCTCGACCGCCCGTTTCGCAAATGACTGCTTTCATTGAGGAAAGCCGAGAGGCATTCGGGGTCGAGCCGATCTGCAGGGCACTGCAGTTTGCCCCTTCCACCTTTTATGACCGGCGGGCGATCATGCGTGATCCTGACCGGGCCTCGGCCCGGGCCAAATCGGATGCCGCCCTGAGCCTCAAGATCGACGCGGCCTGGGATGCCAACCGCAAGCTCTATGGCGCGCGGAAGATCTGGCATGTTTTGCGACGGCAGGGTGAAGACGCCGCCCGCTGCACCGTGGAACGATTGATGCGCCATCTGGGCATCAGGGGCGTGGTCCGTGGCAAGAAGGTCATCACGACCAATCCTGACACGTCTCTGCCTTGCCCGGACGACAAGGTGAACCGGCTGTTCATGGCGGATCGGCCGAACAAGCTGTGGGTTTCAGATTTCACCTATGTGCCCACATGGTCCGGCACCGTCTACGTGGCCTTCGTCATCGACGTCTTTGCACGTCGTATTGTCGGTTGGCGCGTCTCGACATCGATGAAGACCCAGTTTGTGCTCGACGCGCTGGAGCAAGCGATCTGGCAAAGAAAGACGCCGGATAACAAGAGCTTGGTCCACCATTCGGACCGCGGATCACAATACCTGTCGATCAAATACACCGAACGCCTGGCCAAGGCCGAGATCGACCTTTCCGTTGGAACAGTTGGCGATGCCTATGACAACGCCTTGGCTGAATGCGTCATCGGCCTGTTCAAGACAGAGGTCATCAACCAGATCGGCCCCTGGAAATCAATGCGCGAGGTCGAATGGGAAACGCTGAAATGGATCGATTGGTATAACAACCGCCGCCTGCTTGGCCCAATCGGATACATCCCACCCGCAGAAGCAGAGGAGGCGTTCTATGCAAACCTGAACTCACTCGATATGGTCGCGTAG
- the tnpB gene encoding IS66 family insertion sequence element accessory protein TnpB (TnpB, as the term is used for proteins encoded by IS66 family insertion elements, is considered an accessory protein, since TnpC, encoded by a neighboring gene, is a DDE family transposase.), whose protein sequence is MISFAGGIKVVVATQPVDFRRGLNGLVALITAALAADPYCGDVFVFRPKRRDRLRLVFWDGSGMVVATKWLESGQFIWPPVRDGAIWLTREEFALLVAGLDWTRVQRIQVKRPVRAA, encoded by the coding sequence ATGATCTCCTTCGCGGGTGGGATCAAGGTCGTGGTGGCGACGCAACCGGTGGACTTTCGTCGTGGTCTGAACGGGCTGGTCGCCCTGATCACCGCGGCGCTGGCTGCAGACCCCTATTGTGGCGATGTCTTTGTCTTTCGCCCCAAGCGTCGCGACCGGTTGCGCCTCGTCTTTTGGGATGGCAGCGGAATGGTGGTCGCCACGAAATGGCTGGAAAGCGGCCAGTTCATCTGGCCGCCTGTTCGGGATGGCGCGATCTGGCTGACCCGGGAAGAGTTCGCTCTCCTCGTGGCTGGTCTCGACTGGACGCGGGTGCAGAGAATTCAGGTGAAGAGGCCTGTCCGGGCAGCGTGA
- a CDS encoding tetratricopeptide repeat protein: MARNAPPGADARGEGVDGLLVGHRLMEAGEHELALKAYLRAAGEQGINADVLSALGSANLALGRLGQAEQLLRRALEEDPSSVPATNNLGVVLMEKGMAGEARLVFQQAYALDSGETDSIRENLRRAIAETEKSVYGDDQQEEEHDFSLVRRGQGQYVLLTQL, from the coding sequence ATGGCGCGCAATGCGCCCCCCGGCGCCGACGCTCGTGGCGAGGGCGTGGATGGGCTGCTGGTCGGCCATCGGCTGATGGAGGCGGGCGAGCATGAACTGGCGCTGAAAGCCTATCTGCGCGCCGCCGGCGAACAGGGCATCAACGCCGATGTGCTTTCTGCGCTGGGGTCGGCCAACCTGGCGCTGGGTCGGCTGGGCCAGGCCGAACAACTGTTGCGCCGCGCGCTGGAGGAAGACCCGTCTTCGGTGCCCGCGACCAACAATCTGGGCGTGGTGCTGATGGAAAAGGGCATGGCGGGCGAGGCGCGGCTGGTCTTTCAGCAGGCCTATGCGCTCGACAGTGGCGAAACGGACTCGATCCGCGAGAATTTGCGCCGCGCTATCGCGGAAACCGAAAAATCGGTTTATGGTGACGATCAGCAGGAAGAAGAACACGATTTTTCCCTCGTGCGGCGGGGGCAGGGCCAATACGTCCTGCTGACGCAGCTTTAG
- a CDS encoding tetratricopeptide repeat protein, with the protein MRHLTFLALCLSGTVALTACGRSSDAEVDRALKSVNVIDESNLNDIMLTVGDPNEAVKYFSGASAQQPDRVDLKRGLAKSLIRAGRAAEAVGVWEAIANSPEGTADDRVDLADALIRTNEWKRAETELNKVPPTHETFQRYRLEAMVADSNKNWKKADSFYETAVGLTTKPANVLNNWGFSKMTRADFPGAEKLFLEAITYDPKLFTAKNNLVMARGAQRRYDLPVVQMTQTERAQLLHTMALTAIKQGDVSVGKGLLQEAIDTHPQHFEAASRSLAALDANVTN; encoded by the coding sequence ATGCGCCACCTTACGTTTCTGGCGCTGTGCCTTTCGGGCACGGTTGCGCTGACCGCCTGTGGCCGATCCTCGGATGCCGAGGTTGACCGTGCGTTGAAGTCGGTGAACGTGATCGACGAAAGCAATCTCAACGACATCATGCTGACAGTGGGCGACCCCAACGAGGCGGTGAAGTATTTCTCGGGTGCATCGGCGCAGCAACCCGACCGGGTCGATCTGAAGCGCGGGCTGGCCAAGTCGCTGATCCGCGCCGGGCGCGCCGCCGAGGCTGTGGGCGTGTGGGAGGCCATCGCCAATTCGCCCGAAGGCACCGCCGACGACCGGGTTGACCTGGCCGATGCGCTGATCCGCACCAACGAATGGAAACGTGCCGAGACCGAGTTGAACAAGGTTCCGCCAACGCATGAAACCTTCCAGCGCTACCGGCTCGAGGCGATGGTGGCTGACAGCAACAAGAACTGGAAGAAGGCCGACAGTTTCTATGAAACCGCCGTCGGGTTGACCACAAAACCGGCCAACGTGCTGAACAACTGGGGCTTTTCCAAGATGACGCGCGCCGATTTCCCGGGCGCGGAAAAGCTGTTCCTTGAAGCGATCACCTACGACCCCAAGCTGTTCACCGCCAAGAACAATCTGGTCATGGCCCGCGGCGCGCAGCGCCGCTATGACCTGCCGGTTGTGCAGATGACCCAGACCGAGCGGGCGCAACTGCTGCACACCATGGCGCTGACCGCGATCAAGCAGGGCGACGTTTCGGTGGGCAAGGGCCTGCTGCAGGAAGCCATCGACACCCACCCGCAGCATTTCGAGGCCGCCTCGCGCAGCCTGGCTGCCCTTGACGCGAATGTGACCAACTGA
- a CDS encoding ATPase, with the protein MNIQTGSTPSVLPPPSPKSMAETGLSAVMMRDILLKTIFRMNIDLVSEISKMICLPPQITQDLVDAARGQKLLEATGTLHATSGNEMGYQLTDAGKARALDALSQSEYYGAMPVPLEDYKAQVKRQSVRAIKLTRAELLRGMGHLILPDDLIDNLGPAVTSGRSILMYGPPGNGKSSISNGIRDALGDKIYVPRALEYSGQVITVYDPIVHSAAESAVDDPNSLRRTSNRFDNRYVFCERPTVITGGELSLDMLDLTYNPTARTYQAPLQLKSTGGIFIVDDLGRQAEPPQKLVNRWIVPLEESRDILALQSGEKFTVPFDTLVIFSTNFHPNEIFDGAALRRIFFKIKIDGPSQENFLKIFAMVARKKKMPLDERALVHLMKVKFPTIANNYANYQPNFLIDQMIAVCEFEGIPNQMTPDLIDRAWGNMFVRDEMIAR; encoded by the coding sequence ATGAACATCCAGACCGGCTCGACGCCCAGCGTGCTGCCGCCGCCCTCGCCGAAATCCATGGCCGAAACCGGGCTGTCGGCGGTGATGATGCGCGACATCCTGCTCAAGACCATTTTCCGGATGAACATCGACCTCGTGTCGGAAATCTCGAAGATGATCTGCCTGCCGCCGCAGATCACGCAGGATCTGGTCGACGCGGCGCGCGGGCAAAAGCTGCTGGAGGCGACCGGCACGCTGCACGCCACCTCGGGCAACGAGATGGGCTATCAGCTGACCGACGCGGGCAAGGCACGCGCGCTGGATGCGCTGAGCCAGTCGGAGTATTACGGCGCGATGCCGGTCCCGCTGGAGGATTACAAGGCGCAGGTCAAGCGCCAGTCGGTGCGCGCGATCAAGCTGACGCGGGCCGAGCTCTTGCGCGGCATGGGCCACCTGATCCTGCCAGATGACCTGATCGACAACCTTGGCCCGGCGGTGACCTCGGGGCGCTCGATCCTGATGTATGGCCCGCCGGGCAACGGCAAATCGAGCATTTCCAACGGCATCCGCGACGCGCTCGGCGACAAGATCTATGTGCCGCGCGCGCTGGAATATTCGGGCCAGGTGATCACGGTCTATGACCCCATCGTGCATTCGGCGGCGGAATCGGCGGTCGATGACCCCAACAGCCTGCGCCGCACCTCGAACCGCTTCGACAACCGCTATGTGTTCTGCGAGCGCCCGACGGTGATCACCGGGGGCGAGCTTTCGCTGGACATGCTCGATCTGACCTACAACCCCACCGCGCGCACCTATCAGGCGCCGCTGCAACTGAAATCGACCGGCGGGATCTTCATCGTCGACGACCTTGGCCGCCAGGCCGAACCGCCGCAGAAACTGGTCAACCGCTGGATCGTGCCGCTGGAGGAAAGCCGCGATATTCTGGCGCTGCAATCGGGCGAAAAGTTCACCGTGCCGTTCGACACGCTGGTGATCTTTTCCACCAACTTCCACCCGAACGAGATCTTCGACGGCGCGGCGCTGCGGCGGATCTTCTTCAAGATCAAGATCGACGGGCCGAGCCAGGAGAATTTCCTCAAGATCTTCGCCATGGTGGCGCGCAAGAAGAAGATGCCGCTGGACGAGCGCGCGCTGGTGCATCTGATGAAGGTCAAGTTCCCGACCATCGCCAACAACTATGCCAATTATCAGCCGAACTTCCTGATAGACCAGATGATCGCGGTCTGCGAGTTCGAGGGCATCCCGAACCAGATGACCCCCGACCTGATCGATCGGGCCTGGGGCAACATGTTCGTGCGCGACGAGATGATCGCGCGGTAG
- a CDS encoding IS66 family transposase codes for MASCTVSLPSDPARLKRMVLALQAENADLRVYADLLRLMIFGAKSEKMAALDPAQIALDLGDLSDIATTGPAAANDDAPGSGGPPRRKPRAASRNMGALPVHLPRHEEVIEPKNTICPCCNLALHRIGEDISEALDIVPALLRVIRTIRPKYACRSCEDGVSQAPARARVMNGGMATTALVAHVVVAKFGWHLPLYRQAQMLAGAGLDIDRGTLGGWVTRAAWWLKPLHERLLGFIRAQPRVFCDETPLPRLDPGRGRTKVCQLWAQAIDDRPWKGPAPPAVGYVFTEGRGTDDLEAQLGRFGGVLQVDGYGAYKSLAKRRRKSNVAPLRLAFCLAHARRKFADVVKTTGSTEALAVIGTIAEIYLIESRIRGLNAEARLTARKAESAVLMSALKAQLEQLMAEVSSKSSIGKAAAYTLGHWQGLTAPSGPPSAFVRSTGSNDRHATGSRSLDDGRIEVDSNIVERSIKPVCLTRKNALFAGSKRGGESWAILASLVNTAKLNGIDPELWLADVLERIVSGATPINRLDTLLPWTWKAEREAQRHSEVLAA; via the coding sequence ATGGCGTCCTGCACCGTTTCCCTTCCCTCGGATCCCGCACGGTTGAAGCGGATGGTTCTGGCCCTTCAGGCCGAGAACGCGGATCTGCGTGTCTATGCCGACCTTCTTCGGCTGATGATCTTCGGGGCGAAATCGGAGAAGATGGCGGCCCTCGATCCTGCGCAGATTGCGCTCGATCTGGGTGATCTGTCGGATATCGCCACGACGGGCCCAGCGGCGGCCAACGACGATGCGCCCGGCTCCGGGGGGCCGCCGCGACGCAAGCCTCGTGCCGCGTCACGCAACATGGGCGCCTTGCCTGTGCATCTGCCGCGGCACGAAGAGGTCATCGAGCCGAAGAACACCATCTGCCCCTGCTGCAACCTGGCACTTCACCGCATCGGGGAAGACATTAGCGAGGCGCTCGACATCGTGCCCGCCCTGCTGCGCGTGATCCGCACGATCCGGCCGAAATACGCCTGCCGGTCCTGCGAAGACGGCGTCAGCCAGGCTCCAGCCCGGGCGCGGGTGATGAACGGTGGCATGGCGACCACGGCGCTGGTCGCGCATGTCGTCGTCGCGAAGTTCGGCTGGCACCTTCCGCTTTACCGCCAGGCGCAAATGCTTGCGGGCGCAGGCCTCGACATCGACCGGGGCACCCTCGGAGGCTGGGTCACCCGGGCCGCCTGGTGGCTCAAGCCGCTGCACGAGCGTCTGCTCGGCTTCATCCGGGCGCAGCCCCGCGTCTTCTGCGACGAGACCCCATTGCCGCGGCTCGATCCGGGCCGAGGCAGGACGAAGGTCTGTCAGTTGTGGGCACAGGCAATCGATGATCGGCCATGGAAGGGTCCGGCGCCGCCGGCCGTGGGCTATGTCTTCACGGAAGGTCGCGGAACGGATGATCTGGAGGCCCAACTGGGGCGTTTCGGCGGCGTTCTCCAAGTCGATGGCTATGGCGCCTACAAGAGCCTGGCCAAGCGGCGGCGCAAGAGCAATGTCGCCCCGCTGCGCCTGGCGTTCTGCCTTGCCCATGCCCGCCGCAAATTCGCCGATGTGGTCAAGACCACCGGGTCGACGGAGGCGCTGGCGGTCATAGGCACGATCGCCGAGATCTACCTCATCGAAAGCCGCATCCGCGGGCTGAACGCCGAGGCTCGCCTGACAGCGCGAAAGGCAGAAAGTGCCGTCCTCATGTCGGCGCTGAAGGCGCAGCTCGAGCAGCTGATGGCCGAGGTCTCATCAAAGTCCTCGATCGGCAAGGCTGCTGCCTATACCCTCGGGCACTGGCAGGGCCTGACGGCGCCCTCCGGGCCTCCGTCCGCCTTCGTTCGATCCACCGGATCGAACGATCGCCATGCGACCGGCTCCCGAAGCCTCGACGACGGCAGGATCGAGGTGGACAGCAATATCGTCGAGCGCTCGATCAAGCCGGTGTGCCTTACGCGCAAGAATGCGCTCTTCGCCGGCTCGAAGCGTGGTGGCGAAAGCTGGGCCATTCTGGCCTCGCTGGTGAACACGGCCAAGCTCAACGGCATCGACCCGGAACTCTGGCTTGCGGACGTTCTGGAGCGCATCGTCTCCGGTGCCACCCCAATCAATCGGCTCGACACGTTGCTGCCCTGGACCTGGAAGGCCGAGCGCGAGGCACAGAGACACAGCGAGGTCTTGGCGGCATGA
- a CDS encoding helix-turn-helix domain-containing protein: MDATISALRSVIGAHNDAELAAKLEIDKSTISNWRSRGRVPQKFAKILDVAAHDVWPELHDRALAVALPRYGILRQPVVGSANLDAALAAFLDTKPFWFVVYRAAAELRLKMETLKIDLGSAAALILQEDLRDPSATALRVAAQLAEDEVENPNLSTAQPPHAPDNR, translated from the coding sequence GTGGATGCGACTATCTCAGCGCTTAGAAGCGTCATCGGTGCCCACAACGACGCGGAACTTGCGGCCAAGCTGGAAATCGACAAGAGCACTATTTCTAACTGGCGTTCGCGCGGCCGGGTGCCGCAGAAGTTCGCGAAGATTCTGGATGTGGCGGCACATGACGTTTGGCCCGAACTGCATGATCGCGCCTTGGCAGTTGCATTGCCCCGATACGGCATTCTGCGCCAGCCCGTGGTCGGCAGCGCCAATCTTGACGCCGCCCTTGCTGCGTTCCTCGACACCAAGCCGTTCTGGTTCGTGGTCTATAGGGCAGCCGCCGAGCTTCGGCTAAAGATGGAAACATTGAAGATAGACCTCGGTTCGGCTGCGGCGCTGATCCTCCAAGAGGACCTGCGCGACCCATCCGCCACCGCCTTGCGCGTTGCAGCGCAGCTTGCCGAAGACGAGGTTGAAAATCCCAACTTAAGTACCGCGCAGCCACCGCACGCGCCCGACAATCGTTAG
- a CDS encoding prepilin peptidase gives MQAPINALWVLPFVTPIALWVAWSDMKFMRIPNKAVLALAAVYLVVGWLALPMQAWLWGWALGAIVLGVGFIANAARLVGAGDAKFAAAMAPFFVGADLRFVLALFSACLLGAFVGHRALRAVGPFRNATADWASWTHAKFPMGLALSGTILFYLAVAATFRQTAS, from the coding sequence ATGCAGGCGCCGATCAACGCCCTGTGGGTGCTGCCCTTCGTGACACCGATCGCGCTTTGGGTCGCGTGGTCCGACATGAAGTTCATGAGGATTCCGAACAAGGCGGTGCTGGCGCTGGCGGCGGTTTATCTGGTGGTCGGCTGGCTGGCGCTGCCGATGCAGGCCTGGCTCTGGGGCTGGGCGCTGGGGGCGATCGTGCTGGGCGTGGGGTTCATTGCCAATGCGGCACGGCTGGTCGGGGCGGGCGATGCGAAATTCGCCGCCGCCATGGCGCCGTTTTTCGTCGGGGCCGACCTGCGTTTCGTGCTGGCGCTGTTTTCCGCCTGCCTGCTGGGGGCCTTTGTCGGCCACCGCGCCTTGCGCGCCGTTGGCCCCTTCCGCAATGCCACCGCCGACTGGGCAAGCTGGACGCACGCCAAGTTCCCGATGGGCCTCGCCCTGTCGGGCACGATCCTGTTCTATCTCGCGGTCGCTGCGACCTTCCGCCAGACCGCTTCATGA
- a CDS encoding transposase translates to MEVITGKRRRRNWTAEEKARIVSESAEPGASISDVARRWGVNRGLLTVWRRHVGLVQARPTRGTATGLHFVPISIADDDRPLCLDAAVSGLASDPRGSAEPGRIEVEIGSNRMVVTGRVDPAVAAAMVAALRRSR, encoded by the coding sequence ATCGAGGTGATAACGGGGAAGCGGCGTAGACGTAACTGGACCGCCGAGGAGAAGGCAAGGATCGTTTCGGAGAGCGCGGAGCCGGGTGCGTCCATTTCCGACGTGGCGCGCCGTTGGGGTGTGAACCGAGGCCTGCTGACGGTTTGGCGACGCCATGTTGGCCTGGTTCAGGCGCGTCCGACACGCGGGACCGCAACGGGGCTGCACTTCGTCCCGATATCGATTGCCGACGACGATCGTCCTCTTTGTCTGGATGCGGCGGTTTCCGGTCTGGCGAGTGATCCGCGAGGTTCTGCGGAGCCAGGACGGATCGAGGTGGAGATCGGCAGCAACCGGATGGTGGTGACTGGCCGGGTGGATCCGGCCGTTGCGGCTGCGATGGTGGCAGCCCTGCGTCGGTCGCGATGA